CCCCGGTCGTGCGCGCGCAATCGACGCGGGCGCTGGAGTTCGCGGGCCGCACCGCGGGGCTGATACTCGACCGCGATTTCGGGCTCGTGGGTACTGTGGAAGCCGTCGCCGGGAAACCGGACGAGGCGAAGGTACTGATTCGCGGCTCGGGGCTCGGTCCGGTAAAGGATCTCGTGCAAAACGGGGACGTGTTCGCCGTGGCCGCGGTCCGCAAGACGAACCGCCCGGCCCCGCCGCCGGTTCGCACCGCGACGGGCAAAATCATCAACCCGCCGCCGGGTTCGGTCCCGCCGCCCGGCCTCACTTCGACCCCGCGCGACTTCACGCTGCTGAAGGTGACCGATGTGGGTGCCGACGGCACGTGCCGGTGTGCGGTGCTCACGCGCTACCAGACCGCGATGCCCAGCACGGGCGGTGTCATCGGCTACCGTGCCATGAAACTGGGTACGGTGAAGGCCCCTGTTGCGGTGCGCCTGGTGAGCAGCGAGGGCACGGTATACAAGACCGCGTCGGCGGTGAACGTGCGAGCGAGCGACAGCGGTTTCGTGGTCGCCGGCGCGGGCGACCAGAAGGACGTGTGCAAGTTCCACTCACCGACGGCCCAGTTCCGTTCGGACCGCGCGCTATCGGGCGTCGCGTGCGTGACGGTCGCACTCGGGCCGTCGCAGGCGAAGCAGTTCCCGGTACCGATCCTCAACGACGAGCCGATCACGATTCCGTTCGACATCGACCCGGCGAAGGAGGAGCGGGCCGCGTTCGAGCGCTCGGTGCTCGCCGCGGCGAGTGCCGCGGCCGACGCCCGGCTCGCGCAGTCGGTGTGCTTCGATGCGGTCGCGGACCTCATTAAGAAACAGAAGAACGCCGAGGCACTGGCCCGCGTGAAGGGCGGGTTCGACAGCGCGGACGCTGCCGACAAGAGCCTGACAGACGAACTGGCCCGGCTCAAAGAGCAGTCGAAGACGGTCCAGAAGGCCGAGAGCGTGGACGCGATCTTGGCCAAGATGGGGCAGAACGTTGCCGCGCTGAAGGCGTACAACGAGCAACTCGCCAAGCACATCAAGTTGCTCGAGGAGATCGTGAAGCGCGAGAGCGACCCGACCATCGCGGCGCGCGAGGTCCAGGCGCAAGCGATCAACGCCCGGATCGCCATCCTCCTGGCCAGCGGCG
The Gemmata palustris DNA segment above includes these coding regions:
- a CDS encoding tetratricopeptide repeat protein, with amino-acid sequence MIHRLAVAVIVVLLAGSPAFAQLDPEPKQPCLWRVVISVKPHPLLTQDFCDRLKRDILAALQPGLGGLGTVEVSDLADLVRDGKEPLWLQFGEKGFAALDAPRDLSGAKTHFLKVEYRDGKVHMESRQYDGFTGLSSPVVRAQSTRALEFAGRTAGLILDRDFGLVGTVEAVAGKPDEAKVLIRGSGLGPVKDLVQNGDVFAVAAVRKTNRPAPPPVRTATGKIINPPPGSVPPPGLTSTPRDFTLLKVTDVGADGTCRCAVLTRYQTAMPSTGGVIGYRAMKLGTVKAPVAVRLVSSEGTVYKTASAVNVRASDSGFVVAGAGDQKDVCKFHSPTAQFRSDRALSGVACVTVALGPSQAKQFPVPILNDEPITIPFDIDPAKEERAAFERSVLAAASAAADARLAQSVCFDAVADLIKKQKNAEALARVKGGFDSADAADKSLTDELARLKEQSKTVQKAESVDAILAKMGQNVAALKAYNEQLAKHIKLLEEIVKRESDPTIAAREVQAQAINARIAILLASGDVDEALAAYDQLFALLPGDAEVKKRKDELAAQWKIKDDAHQKARDYILKTWPAIATIPDFDESLKHIRTAVDVCKKHGDKLTVRKLLTVFPTAAVKLNELVAPLDPASEADRKLAKTAEGVGKVMGALEQELRKFVEG